Proteins from one Deinococcus actinosclerus genomic window:
- a CDS encoding SDR family NAD(P)-dependent oxidoreductase: MRRALLSPPACRDLRALRAAVAGRAVLVTGASSGVGAATALRLGEAGATVLLLARREERLREVAARIGAAGGRAVMIPADLSDPASVDAAAREVLKAAPVLAGVVSNAGRSVRRRALDGAPRADLERLLAVNATGPARLLLALRPALGQSVGADSVVVNVSSVSARHVGAPRWGAYQGSKAAFDLWMQAAVAEWPGVRGASVYLPLVRTPMIAPTRAYRFLPALSAAEAAEAVTLPFVRRVVRVAPWWLPGVEVAGIVCPGLLARGLAWAERVEARLERRA; the protein is encoded by the coding sequence GTGCGCCGCGCCCTGCTGTCCCCGCCTGCCTGCCGTGACCTGCGTGCCCTGAGGGCGGCGGTGGCGGGGCGGGCGGTGCTGGTCACGGGCGCGTCGTCCGGGGTGGGCGCGGCGACGGCGCTGCGGCTGGGCGAGGCGGGGGCGACGGTGCTGCTGCTGGCGCGGCGTGAGGAGCGGCTGCGCGAGGTGGCAGCGCGGATCGGGGCGGCGGGGGGCCGGGCGGTGATGATCCCGGCGGACCTGAGCGACCCGGCGTCGGTGGACGCGGCGGCCCGCGAGGTGCTGAAGGCGGCGCCGGTCCTGGCGGGCGTGGTGAGCAACGCGGGGCGGTCGGTGCGGCGGCGGGCGCTGGACGGCGCGCCGAGGGCAGACCTGGAGCGGCTGCTGGCGGTGAACGCGACGGGTCCGGCGCGGCTGCTGCTGGCACTGCGCCCGGCGCTGGGCCAGTCAGTGGGAGCAGACAGCGTGGTGGTGAACGTGTCGAGCGTGTCCGCGCGGCACGTGGGTGCGCCGCGCTGGGGGGCGTACCAGGGCAGCAAGGCGGCGTTCGACCTGTGGATGCAGGCGGCAGTGGCCGAGTGGCCGGGGGTACGGGGCGCGTCGGTGTACCTGCCGCTGGTGCGCACGCCGATGATCGCCCCGACCCGCGCGTACCGGTTCCTGCCCGCGCTGAGTGCGGCCGAGGCCGCCGAGGCGGTCACGCTGCCGTTCGTGCGGCGGGTGGTGCGGGTCGCGCCGTGGTGGCTGCCGGGCGTAGAGGTCGCGGGCATCGTGTGTCCGGGCCTCCTGGCGCGGGGACTGGCGTGGGCCGAGCGGGTCGAGGCCCGCCTGGAGCGGCGAGCATGA
- a CDS encoding AMP-binding protein has product MNWAWEAVRATGALGDRPGRAILSLVRCLGREGPTLAGVVAWQARRGPERLALTDGVERLTYDELQARVQEQVQAWQGTHPPGTLVGLEGGDGQVAFVVALLAGLRLGWRVVPLAPGPGEWGWRLPHHPLPHRWPVGEAGCRRVRDARSS; this is encoded by the coding sequence ATGAACTGGGCCTGGGAGGCGGTACGGGCGACCGGCGCGCTGGGTGACCGGCCCGGGCGCGCCATCCTGTCACTCGTGCGTTGCCTGGGGCGCGAGGGGCCGACCCTGGCGGGCGTGGTGGCGTGGCAGGCGCGGCGGGGCCCGGAGCGGCTGGCGCTGACGGACGGGGTGGAGCGCCTGACCTACGACGAGTTACAGGCGCGGGTGCAGGAACAGGTGCAGGCGTGGCAGGGCACGCACCCGCCGGGCACCCTGGTGGGGCTGGAGGGTGGAGACGGGCAGGTGGCGTTCGTGGTGGCTCTCCTGGCCGGACTGCGGCTGGGCTGGCGGGTCGTGCCGCTCGCGCCGGGCCCGGGGGAATGGGGCTGGCGTCTCCCCCACCACCCTCTTCCCCACCGGTGGCCGGTCGGGGAGGCTGGGTGCCGCCGCGTGCGGGACGCCCGGTCCTCATGA
- a CDS encoding class I adenylate-forming enzyme family protein, with amino-acid sequence MTSGSSGAPRLVRPAVRPGAALRVVGALLDALKPHRDAAVVLPLPLWHGHGLATLALALGVGAPLHLRAGASPEAIWATLEAVGAEVLAVVPTVLHRLLAAPGNAPRLRVVLSGSALLSPELAAATHARLGDVLFDAFGSTELGVLTLATPADLRDAPGSVGRPLPGVSVRIAPDGRVLARGLLRRGWYPTGDLGVLDASGRLTLRGRADDLMVIGGENVWPVQLEAALVAVPGIIACAVLPVPCAEYGQRPVAFVEGDVDEAALHAFAQSRWPRRLRPVRWVLGPLPRTPLGKVARGDLRSGLG; translated from the coding sequence ATGACGTCAGGCAGTTCCGGGGCGCCCCGGCTGGTCCGCCCGGCCGTGCGGCCCGGGGCGGCGCTGCGGGTCGTGGGAGCGCTGCTGGACGCGCTGAAGCCACACCGGGACGCGGCGGTCGTGCTGCCCCTGCCGCTGTGGCACGGGCATGGACTGGCGACCCTGGCCCTGGCGCTGGGGGTGGGGGCGCCGCTGCACCTGCGGGCCGGGGCGTCACCGGAAGCGATCTGGGCCACGCTGGAGGCCGTGGGGGCGGAGGTGCTGGCAGTCGTCCCCACGGTCCTGCACCGACTGCTGGCCGCGCCGGGGAACGCGCCCCGGCTGCGGGTGGTGCTGAGCGGGTCCGCGCTGCTGTCGCCGGAGCTGGCGGCCGCGACCCACGCGCGGCTGGGGGACGTGCTGTTCGATGCGTTCGGCAGCACGGAACTGGGCGTGCTGACCCTGGCGACCCCGGCGGACCTGCGCGACGCGCCGGGGTCGGTGGGTCGGCCCCTGCCCGGCGTGTCCGTGCGGATCGCGCCCGACGGGCGGGTCCTGGCGCGGGGGCTGCTGCGCCGGGGCTGGTACCCGACCGGTGACCTGGGCGTGCTGGACGCCTCGGGGCGATTGACGCTGCGGGGGCGCGCGGACGACCTGATGGTGATCGGCGGGGAGAACGTGTGGCCCGTTCAGCTGGAAGCGGCGCTGGTGGCCGTGCCGGGGATCATCGCGTGCGCGGTCCTGCCGGTGCCGTGCGCCGAGTACGGGCAGCGGCCGGTGGCGTTCGTGGAGGGTGACGTGGACGAGGCGGCGCTGCACGCCTTCGCTCAGTCGCGGTGGCCGCGCCGCCTGAGACCCGTGCGGTGGGTGCTGGGTCCGCTGCCGAGAACGCCGCTGGGCAAGGTGGCGCGCGGCGATCTCCGTTCTGGCCTCGGCTGA
- a CDS encoding PhzF family phenazine biosynthesis isomerase: protein MIAYSEVSAFTETPGHGNRAGVVLDAAHLSRQDMQALAELLGAPETVFITRREGTIARVRYFTPTQEVDFCGHATIALGFTLAQAGQWPDGQDLHLDTLVGRVPLRLHSEAGVPRRVWMRQPSPAYRAVPAPLRADLAEALGIDHRMIHRGLPLAAASTGLWSVFVPLLDAVILDGLEPDLTRVHALSDALGVGSIYAYAPMGVNRFAARDFAPALGIPEDPVTGSAGGALMALLASQGRLPVRGERACGLVYQGHALGTPGEVEVELELDGQRVTKVHVGGCATVEREGVWSPPTPATR from the coding sequence ATGATCGCCTACAGCGAGGTCAGTGCCTTCACCGAGACGCCCGGGCACGGCAACCGGGCGGGCGTGGTGCTGGACGCCGCGCACCTCTCCCGGCAGGACATGCAGGCGCTCGCCGAGCTGCTGGGCGCCCCCGAGACCGTGTTCATCACCCGCCGCGAGGGCACCATCGCGCGCGTCCGGTACTTCACGCCCACCCAGGAGGTGGACTTCTGCGGGCACGCCACCATCGCCCTGGGATTCACGCTGGCGCAGGCCGGGCAGTGGCCCGACGGGCAGGACCTCCACCTCGACACGCTGGTGGGCCGCGTGCCGCTGCGCCTGCACAGCGAGGCCGGCGTGCCGCGCCGCGTGTGGATGCGGCAGCCCTCCCCCGCCTACCGCGCCGTGCCCGCCCCGCTGCGCGCCGATCTGGCCGAGGCGCTGGGCATCGACCACCGCATGATCCACCGCGGCCTGCCGCTGGCCGCTGCCAGTACGGGCCTCTGGAGCGTGTTCGTGCCGCTGCTGGACGCCGTGATCCTGGACGGACTGGAACCGGACCTGACGCGCGTCCACGCGCTGAGCGACGCGCTGGGCGTGGGCAGCATCTACGCGTACGCGCCGATGGGCGTAAACCGCTTCGCCGCGCGGGACTTCGCGCCCGCCTTGGGCATCCCCGAGGACCCCGTGACCGGCAGCGCGGGAGGCGCGCTGATGGCGCTGCTGGCCAGTCAGGGCCGCCTGCCGGTGCGGGGTGAACGCGCCTGCGGCCTCGTGTACCAGGGGCACGCGCTGGGCACACCGGGCGAGGTCGAGGTCGAACTGGAGCTCGACGGGCAGCGCGTCACGAAGGTGCATGTGGGCGGCTGCGCCACCGTGGAACGCGAGGGCGTCTGGTCGCCCCCCACGCCCGCCACCCGCTGA
- a CDS encoding Cof-type HAD-IIB family hydrolase yields MLGLICVDVDGTLVGTGNLVRDDVWAALADARARGVRIALCSGRPAIGNARAYAERLDPDGWHVFQNGASIVNVGSGASLSEAIPEDGLKLLIDRAAQTDRLLEVYTDLEFAITKPGDLAERHAALLGVPYEARTPGSLDGTVVRAQWVVPRAEEGAVVAEPHPGMDLHPAGSPVMPDAMFISVTRAGISKGAAVQRVAAQYGLSMDRVMMVGDGENDVTALRVVGHPVAMGNADAPAVAASRYRVAHVDEGGLREAVELALTL; encoded by the coding sequence ATGCTTGGACTGATCTGTGTGGATGTGGACGGCACCCTGGTGGGCACCGGGAACCTCGTGCGGGACGACGTGTGGGCCGCGCTGGCCGACGCCCGCGCGCGCGGCGTGCGGATCGCGCTGTGCAGCGGCCGCCCCGCCATCGGCAACGCCCGCGCGTACGCCGAGCGGCTCGACCCGGACGGCTGGCACGTCTTCCAGAACGGCGCGAGCATCGTGAACGTGGGCAGCGGCGCCAGCCTGTCCGAAGCCATTCCCGAGGATGGATTAAAGCTGCTGATCGACCGCGCCGCGCAGACGGACCGGCTGCTGGAGGTCTACACCGACCTGGAGTTCGCCATCACGAAACCCGGTGACCTCGCCGAGCGGCACGCGGCGCTGCTGGGCGTCCCGTACGAGGCCCGCACGCCCGGCAGCCTGGACGGCACGGTCGTCCGCGCGCAGTGGGTCGTGCCCCGCGCCGAGGAAGGCGCGGTCGTCGCCGAACCGCACCCCGGCATGGACCTGCACCCGGCGGGCAGCCCGGTCATGCCGGACGCGATGTTCATCAGCGTCACGCGCGCCGGGATCAGCAAGGGCGCGGCGGTGCAGCGCGTCGCGGCGCAGTACGGCCTGAGCATGGACCGCGTGATGATGGTCGGGGACGGCGAGAACGACGTGACCGCCCTGCGCGTCGTCGGCCACCCGGTCGCCATGGGGAACGCCGACGCACCGGCCGTTGCCGCCAGCCGTTACCGCGTCGCGCACGTGGACGAGGGCGGCCTGCGGGAAGCGGTCGAACTGGCCCTGACCCTCTGA
- a CDS encoding TSUP family transporter — translation MPGPEVLLYGLPLAFLAGFIDAVAGGGGTITLPTLFFMGLSPAQVVATNKLLAIFGSGSATVQYWRKGHVDRALVVRLIPLALLGSATGAYLVHFVNPDAFRTLVGVVILGVGALVLANKSFGLEDRYPGLTARTLALTLPGTFIIGVYDGFLGPGTGTFAMFLFALAGFNLVRASGNARTLNFATNLGAFTFFLIGGQMVWWIGLPMGVANALGATLGARMAMLRGSAFVKWMYGLIVLLVSARLFLG, via the coding sequence GTGCCCGGTCCCGAAGTCCTGCTGTACGGCCTGCCCCTCGCCTTCCTCGCGGGCTTCATCGATGCGGTCGCCGGGGGCGGCGGCACCATCACCCTCCCGACCCTGTTCTTCATGGGCCTGAGCCCCGCGCAGGTCGTCGCCACGAACAAACTCCTGGCGATCTTCGGGTCTGGCAGCGCCACCGTGCAGTACTGGCGCAAAGGGCACGTGGACCGCGCGCTCGTCGTGCGCCTGATTCCCCTGGCCCTGCTGGGCAGCGCCACCGGCGCGTACCTCGTGCACTTCGTGAACCCCGACGCGTTCCGAACGCTGGTCGGCGTGGTTATCCTGGGCGTCGGCGCGCTCGTCCTGGCCAACAAATCCTTCGGGCTGGAGGACCGCTACCCCGGCCTCACCGCCCGCACCCTGGCCCTCACCCTGCCCGGCACCTTCATCATCGGCGTGTACGACGGCTTCCTGGGCCCCGGCACCGGCACGTTCGCCATGTTCCTCTTCGCCCTGGCGGGCTTCAACCTCGTGCGCGCCAGCGGGAACGCCCGCACCCTGAACTTCGCCACGAACCTCGGCGCGTTCACGTTCTTCCTGATCGGCGGGCAGATGGTCTGGTGGATCGGCCTGCCGATGGGCGTGGCCAACGCCCTGGGCGCCACGCTGGGCGCGCGCATGGCGATGCTGCGCGGCAGCGCCTTCGTGAAATGGATGTACGGCCTGATCGTCCTGCTCGTCAGCGCCCGGCTGTTCCTGGGCTGA
- a CDS encoding prephenate dehydrogenase, translated as MSAASPSAPGPLFETAVVAGVGLIGGSVALGLRQRLLARRVIGLDASPEVLREAEALGVVDEVRAAPGEWLRGADLVVLAAPMRALAPLARELAPFLNPAALVTDVGSVKGGIAAEMERLGVRHFVAGHPMAGSERGGVTHARAALLENAVWVLTPTDHTPLTALSRARTLVEELGAAPVVMPPDAHDALVATISHLPYLASLALTHMVARDERLSLLAAGGFRDLTRVASGDPRMSRDMVVENKGALREALTRFRRQLERLEADLDEPEELLNAAREGKRTRDSLPIVRRSLLPQRHDLVVAVPDRPNQIGAVTQALGAAGVNIKDIEVLAIREDGGAIRLGLETPEDVASAAAILQAAGFEVRGRG; from the coding sequence ATGAGTGCCGCTTCACCGTCCGCCCCTGGCCCGCTGTTCGAGACCGCCGTGGTGGCGGGCGTGGGGCTGATCGGCGGGAGTGTCGCGCTGGGGCTGCGGCAGCGGCTGCTGGCGCGGCGCGTGATCGGCCTGGACGCCAGCCCCGAGGTGCTGCGCGAGGCCGAGGCGCTGGGCGTCGTGGACGAAGTGCGCGCCGCGCCCGGCGAGTGGCTGCGCGGCGCGGATCTGGTGGTGCTGGCCGCGCCGATGCGGGCGCTGGCGCCGCTGGCGCGCGAGCTGGCGCCGTTCCTGAACCCGGCGGCGCTGGTGACGGACGTGGGCAGCGTGAAGGGCGGCATCGCCGCCGAGATGGAGCGGCTGGGCGTGCGGCACTTCGTGGCGGGGCACCCCATGGCGGGCAGTGAGCGGGGCGGCGTGACGCACGCGCGCGCGGCGCTGCTGGAGAACGCCGTGTGGGTCCTGACGCCCACCGACCACACGCCGCTGACGGCCCTGAGTAGGGCCCGGACGCTGGTCGAGGAACTGGGGGCCGCGCCGGTCGTGATGCCGCCGGACGCGCACGACGCGCTGGTCGCCACGATCAGTCACCTCCCGTACCTCGCGAGTCTGGCCCTGACGCACATGGTCGCGCGGGACGAGCGGCTGAGCCTGCTCGCGGCGGGCGGCTTCCGGGACCTGACGCGCGTGGCGAGCGGCGACCCGCGCATGAGCCGCGACATGGTCGTGGAGAACAAGGGTGCACTGCGCGAGGCCCTGACCCGCTTCCGGCGGCAGCTGGAACGCCTGGAAGCCGATCTGGACGAACCCGAGGAGCTGCTGAACGCCGCGCGCGAGGGCAAGCGGACGCGCGACAGCCTGCCGATCGTGCGGCGCAGCCTGCTGCCGCAGCGGCACGATCTGGTCGTGGCGGTGCCTGACAGGCCGAACCAGATCGGGGCCGTGACGCAGGCGCTGGGCGCGGCGGGCGTGAACATCAAGGACATCGAGGTGCTGGCGATCCGCGAGGACGGCGGCGCGATCCGCCTGGGCCTGGAAACCCCGGAGGACGTGGCGAGTGCGGCGGCGATCCTGCAGGCGGCGGGGTTCGAGGTGCGCGGACGCGGCTGA
- a CDS encoding acyltransferase has protein sequence MTDADPASPAPPSGNLTAIDMFRGLTIIEVVAHHSTGVMLRYLDPASTAHLYTLILNRTLHFAVPAFVFLSAVVLTRSLLKRFKPRKYFWRRLTRGGWPYLLWSALYALWYVWTDQRLPETLTDPQRWRDWLLYGKASYHLYFLLVALEVYVVLPLMLPLARRKPSITAALIFGAALQLGLYLLNREVLRLPFPASTVLWYMLPITLGVAVGARLDEFPAWWRRRRWVLLPVLTLAFSLYLPEALAYARGERVTPVVYSGLSWVYTSLTALALLGLAFRVQRSASTVRLTVALLGTVSLQVYLIHPALLQALERWDAPQGAPWQVALTMLGYFLLALGIPALLGRALLNTRLSTWLFGR, from the coding sequence GTGACGGACGCTGACCCTGCTTCACCCGCCCCGCCGAGCGGCAACCTGACGGCCATCGACATGTTCCGGGGCCTGACGATCATCGAGGTCGTCGCGCACCACTCGACCGGCGTGATGCTGCGCTACCTCGACCCGGCCTCGACGGCTCACCTGTACACCCTGATCCTGAACCGCACGCTGCACTTCGCGGTGCCGGCGTTCGTGTTCCTGTCGGCGGTGGTGCTCACCCGCAGCCTGCTCAAACGCTTCAAGCCCCGCAAGTACTTCTGGCGGCGGCTGACGCGCGGCGGCTGGCCGTACCTGCTCTGGAGCGCGCTGTACGCCCTGTGGTACGTGTGGACCGACCAGCGCCTCCCCGAGACCCTGACCGACCCGCAGCGGTGGCGCGACTGGCTGCTGTACGGCAAGGCCAGTTATCACCTGTACTTCCTGCTCGTGGCGCTGGAGGTGTACGTGGTGCTGCCGCTCATGCTGCCGCTGGCGCGGCGGAAACCCAGCATCACGGCGGCGCTGATCTTCGGGGCGGCGTTGCAGCTGGGCCTGTACCTGCTGAACCGCGAGGTGCTGCGCCTGCCGTTCCCGGCGAGCACGGTGCTGTGGTACATGCTGCCCATCACGCTGGGCGTGGCGGTCGGCGCGCGCCTGGACGAGTTCCCGGCGTGGTGGCGGCGCAGGCGCTGGGTGCTGCTGCCCGTCCTGACGCTGGCGTTCAGCCTGTACCTGCCCGAGGCGCTGGCGTACGCGCGCGGCGAGCGGGTCACGCCGGTCGTGTACTCGGGCCTGTCGTGGGTCTACACCAGCCTGACCGCGCTGGCGCTGCTGGGGCTGGCGTTCCGGGTGCAGCGCAGCGCGTCCACCGTGCGCCTGACCGTGGCGCTGCTGGGCACCGTGAGCCTGCAGGTGTACCTGATCCACCCGGCGCTGCTGCAGGCGCTGGAACGCTGGGACGCGCCGCAGGGCGCGCCGTGGCAGGTGGCGCTGACCATGCTGGGGTACTTCCTGCTGGCGCTGGGCATCCCGGCGCTGCTGGGCCGGGCGCTGCTGAACACCCGCCTGAGCACGTGGCTGTTCGGCCGGTGA
- a CDS encoding alpha/beta hydrolase: MAGLIWSGAQAMVSGPQVAGQPGQPLHHAAVPAGVWVPVGSGEALSLLRVPRSCAQACGLVVVSHPRGQSAAHLRDSASVSVLTSALIHAGFAVLLSGDGGPTSWGSPAGLAALGQVHAQATDLFPWSGRTYALGLSMGGLMALRSALPGAPYPVEGVALIDGWVDLRVAWGSALSRREEIGAAYGLPDPPEDLNPAWLARTWGPRPLLVFGSPDDRTVPFGRNGEALWAEAGEPDLGGLVRLSGGHLGGNRFTPDVARQIAAFYRVLERRR; encoded by the coding sequence GTGGCAGGGTTGATCTGGTCGGGGGCGCAGGCGATGGTGAGCGGCCCGCAGGTGGCCGGGCAGCCGGGGCAGCCCCTGCACCACGCGGCCGTGCCGGCGGGCGTGTGGGTGCCGGTGGGCAGCGGCGAGGCCCTCTCGCTGCTGCGCGTGCCCCGCTCGTGCGCGCAGGCGTGCGGGCTGGTGGTCGTGTCGCATCCGCGCGGGCAGTCGGCAGCGCACCTGCGCGACAGCGCGAGCGTCTCGGTGCTCACGTCCGCGCTGATTCACGCGGGCTTCGCGGTGCTGCTCTCCGGGGACGGCGGCCCGACGAGCTGGGGCAGCCCGGCGGGGCTGGCGGCGCTGGGGCAGGTGCACGCGCAGGCCACCGACCTGTTCCCGTGGTCGGGACGCACGTACGCGCTGGGCCTGAGCATGGGCGGCCTGATGGCGCTGCGCTCGGCGCTGCCCGGCGCGCCGTACCCGGTCGAGGGAGTGGCCCTGATCGACGGGTGGGTGGACCTGCGCGTCGCGTGGGGGTCGGCCCTGTCCCGCCGCGAGGAGATCGGGGCGGCGTACGGGCTGCCCGACCCCCCGGAGGACCTGAACCCGGCGTGGCTGGCCCGGACGTGGGGGCCGCGGCCGCTGCTGGTGTTCGGCAGTCCGGACGACCGCACCGTGCCGTTCGGGCGCAACGGCGAGGCGCTGTGGGCGGAAGCCGGCGAGCCGGACCTGGGCGGGCTGGTGCGCCTGAGTGGCGGGCACCTGGGCGGCAACCGCTTCACGCCGGACGTGGCGCGCCAGATCGCGGCCTTCTACCGCGTGCTGGAGCGCCGCCGATGA
- a CDS encoding protein kinase domain-containing protein, which translates to MLDGGRAAFDAVRVIDFGMSHSVHLPLDIHSGTRMGTPHFMAPEQFLGVRGDPRSDLYSVGVLLFDCLAGGPPFEDAFGWLAGLNECRAALPGPEALHGLLGQCLSRERERRPASAPALYAELSGAREALGLSPLPELSAWTGECP; encoded by the coding sequence ATGCTCGACGGGGGGCGCGCGGCCTTCGACGCGGTGCGGGTGATCGACTTCGGCATGAGCCACTCGGTGCATCTGCCGCTGGACATCCACAGCGGCACGCGCATGGGCACGCCGCACTTCATGGCCCCCGAGCAGTTCCTGGGCGTGCGGGGCGACCCGCGCAGCGACCTGTACTCGGTCGGGGTGCTGCTGTTCGACTGTCTGGCGGGCGGCCCGCCCTTCGAGGACGCCTTCGGCTGGCTGGCGGGCCTGAACGAGTGCCGCGCGGCGCTGCCCGGCCCGGAAGCGCTGCACGGTCTGCTGGGGCAGTGCCTCAGCCGGGAGCGCGAGCGGCGCCCGGCCTCTGCCCCGGCGCTGTACGCGGAACTGAGCGGCGCGCGGGAGGCGCTGGGCCTGAGTCCGCTGCCCGAGCTGTCGGCCTGGACGGGCGAATGCCCCTGA
- the holA gene encoding DNA polymerase III subunit delta gives MPLIAFTGNRFLADETLRDTLRARGLDARALPRVAGEDVTADALGPHLSPGLFGDGGVIVDLEGVKPDKALLELLAGAAVTVAVLDESPPTTRLKVYEGRGEVVPSPAPAKTGDVAGWVTGRAKKAKLALDRDASLYLAEVFGADLAGIAGELNKLALLDGPFTRESVRRVVGREPPGDSFAMLGAATTGRPGEAVTQLRRLLASGEDPFKLMGAVVWQYSLVARCVALQQEGGRITEQVAAQRLGVKPYPAKKALEVARRLNEAKIRTHLGRILDADLAMKRGLDASVALERLIVQLSV, from the coding sequence ATGCCCCTGATCGCGTTCACCGGCAACCGGTTCCTGGCCGACGAGACCCTGCGGGACACGCTGCGGGCCCGGGGCCTGGACGCCCGGGCGCTGCCGCGCGTGGCGGGCGAGGACGTCACGGCGGACGCCCTGGGCCCGCATCTCAGCCCCGGCCTGTTCGGGGACGGCGGCGTGATCGTGGACCTAGAGGGCGTGAAACCCGACAAGGCCCTGCTGGAGCTGCTGGCCGGGGCGGCCGTGACGGTCGCGGTGCTCGACGAGTCGCCGCCCACCACGCGGCTGAAGGTCTACGAGGGCCGGGGCGAGGTTGTGCCCTCGCCCGCACCGGCCAAGACCGGGGACGTGGCGGGGTGGGTGACGGGACGGGCGAAGAAGGCGAAGCTGGCCCTGGACCGGGACGCCAGTCTGTACCTCGCGGAGGTCTTCGGCGCGGATCTGGCGGGCATCGCCGGGGAGCTGAACAAGCTGGCGCTGCTTGACGGCCCGTTCACGCGCGAGAGCGTGCGGCGCGTGGTGGGCCGCGAACCGCCGGGGGACAGTTTCGCGATGCTGGGCGCGGCCACCACCGGCCGCCCGGGCGAGGCGGTCACGCAGCTGCGGCGCCTGCTGGCGAGCGGCGAGGACCCCTTCAAGCTGATGGGCGCGGTCGTGTGGCAGTACTCGCTGGTGGCGCGCTGCGTGGCCCTCCAGCAGGAGGGCGGGCGGATCACCGAGCAGGTCGCGGCGCAGCGGCTGGGCGTCAAGCCGTACCCGGCCAAGAAGGCGCTGGAGGTGGCCCGCCGCCTGAACGAGGCGAAGATCCGCACCCACCTGGGCCGCATCCTGGACGCGGATCTGGCCATGAAACGCGGTCTGGACGCCAGCGTGGCGCTGGAGCGCCTGATCGTGCAGCTCAGTGTGTAG
- a CDS encoding carboxylesterase/lipase family protein: MARPLLRETESGRVQGRALLVRDEVALAWLGVPYAAPAAGAGRFAPPQPHPGWAGVRDATRPAPDVLQPLDPSVTLRPSAEGSLVVNIWAPAAPGPHPVLVWFHGGAFRAGSGRLYDGREYAARRGVVVVTVNSRLGPLGYADFAGLFGDERFAVNAGYLDQRAALGWVARNVAAFGGDPARVTVAGESAGAVSVNLLLRDPAARGLFAGAAAQSGGVNQMSERDNSVELAAAYARALGVTAATRDRLWTLPASAFVRSLHRLEQVRSRRLNSRPTLDGAVLPGSVAELLARPAAPVPLLAGANRDEYALFVKLPDRVFPRTDRALLARVLTASAGPERAAAVLAAYPDDPDGLVALGTDLFFHAANDALLRAHPAPAFRYRFDWGTRFFDLGAAHGLELLFLWPSPMGLSSGVLRGGNGAARAQLADAMQASWARFIHCGHPGRTGPRGRRTGRRSRGSTWTA; the protein is encoded by the coding sequence ATGGCTAGGCCGCTGCTGCGTGAGACCGAGTCGGGGCGCGTGCAGGGCCGCGCGCTGCTCGTCCGGGACGAGGTGGCGCTGGCGTGGCTGGGCGTGCCGTACGCCGCGCCGGCGGCGGGCGCGGGCCGCTTCGCGCCGCCGCAGCCGCATCCGGGCTGGGCCGGCGTGCGGGACGCCACACGACCCGCGCCGGACGTGCTGCAACCGCTGGACCCGTCGGTGACGCTGCGGCCCTCCGCCGAGGGGAGTCTGGTCGTCAACATCTGGGCGCCGGCTGCGCCCGGCCCGCATCCGGTGCTGGTGTGGTTCCACGGGGGCGCGTTCCGCGCCGGCAGCGGCCGGCTGTACGACGGGCGCGAGTACGCTGCGCGCCGGGGCGTGGTGGTCGTGACCGTGAACTCGCGGCTGGGGCCGCTGGGCTACGCGGATTTCGCCGGGCTGTTCGGGGATGAGCGCTTCGCGGTGAACGCCGGGTATCTCGATCAGCGCGCGGCCCTGGGCTGGGTGGCGCGCAACGTCGCGGCGTTCGGCGGCGATCCGGCGCGCGTGACCGTTGCCGGGGAGTCGGCGGGCGCCGTGAGCGTGAACCTGCTGCTGCGTGACCCCGCCGCGCGGGGCCTGTTCGCCGGGGCAGCCGCGCAGAGCGGCGGCGTCAATCAGATGTCCGAGCGGGACAACAGTGTGGAACTCGCGGCGGCCTACGCCCGGGCGCTGGGCGTCACGGCCGCCACCCGCGACCGCCTGTGGACGCTGCCCGCGTCGGCGTTCGTGCGCAGCCTGCACCGGCTCGAACAGGTGCGGTCGCGGCGGCTGAACTCCCGGCCCACCCTGGACGGCGCGGTGCTGCCCGGCAGCGTCGCCGAGCTGCTGGCCCGCCCGGCTGCGCCCGTGCCGCTGCTGGCAGGTGCGAACCGCGACGAGTACGCCCTGTTCGTGAAACTGCCCGACCGGGTGTTTCCCCGCACCGACCGGGCGCTGCTGGCGCGGGTCCTGACCGCCTCCGCAGGGCCGGAGCGGGCCGCAGCGGTGCTGGCCGCCTACCCGGACGACCCGGACGGGCTGGTGGCGCTGGGCACGGATCTGTTCTTCCACGCGGCGAACGACGCGCTGCTGCGCGCCCACCCGGCTCCAGCGTTCCGCTACCGCTTCGACTGGGGCACGCGCTTTTTCGACCTGGGCGCCGCGCACGGCCTGGAACTGCTGTTCCTGTGGCCGTCCCCGATGGGCCTGTCGTCGGGCGTGCTCCGGGGCGGGAACGGGGCAGCCCGCGCCCAGCTGGCAGACGCCATGCAGGCCAGCTGGGCGCGCTTCATCCACTGCGGCCACCCCGGGCGGACTGGGCCCCGTGGACGCCGGACCGGCCGCAGGTCACGCGGCTCGACCTGGACGGCCTGA